A single window of Onychomys torridus chromosome 8, mOncTor1.1, whole genome shotgun sequence DNA harbors:
- the LOC118589431 gene encoding olfactory receptor 1L4-like: MAVANLTYQPQFQLLGLMDGRDAHPLLFLLFLSIYLLNALGNLSMVVLVRSDGALCSPMYYFLGHLSLVDVCFTTVTVPRLLATLLHPVQTVSFEACFAQMYFFVALGITESYLLAAMSYDRAVAVCRPLHYGSVMTPWRCLALVAASWAVAHLHSLLHTLLISALSYPRSAPVRHFFCDMTVMLSLATSDTSAAETAIFSEGLAVVLTPLLLVSLSYARILVAVLGVRTTGGRRRAFSTCGAHLVVVSLFFGSVLSVYFRPSSAYSARYDRLASVVYAVVTPTLNPFIYSLRNKEVKGALKRGLRWRAALQDE; encoded by the coding sequence ATGGCTGTGGCCAAcctcacataccaaccacagttccagCTCCTTGGCTTGATGGATGGCAGAGATGCCCACCCGCTGCTGTTTCTGCTTTTTCTTAGCATCTACCTGCTCAATGCCCTGGGCAATCTGAGCATGGTAGTGCTGGTGAGGTCCGACGGGGCTCTGTGCTCCCCCATGTATTACTTCTTGGGTCACTTGAGCCTTGTGGATGTCTGCTTTACCACAGTCACTGTCCCCAGACTGCTGGCCACTCTACTCCACCCTGTCCAGACCGTGTCCTTCGAGGCTTGCTTTGCCCAGATGTACTTCTTTGTAGCTCTAGGCATCACTGAAAGCTACCTCCTGGCAGCCATGTCCTACGACCGTGCAGTGGCTGTGTGCAGGCCGCTGCACTATGGTTCAGTCATGACCCCCTGGCGCTGCCTTGCATTGGTGGCTGCGTCCTGGGCTGTGGCCCATCTGCACTCCCTGCTGCACACACTGCTCATCTCCGCGCTCTCCTACCCCCGCTCTGCCCCAGTGCGCCACTTCTTTTGCGACATGACAGTGATGCTGAGCTTAGCGACCTCAGACACGTCAGCTGCTGAGACTGCCATCTTCTCAGAGGGCCTGGCAGTGGTGCTGACTCCTCTGCTCTTAGTGTCCCTCTCCTATGCCCGCATCCTTGTGGCAGTTTTGGGAGTGAGGACCACAGGAGGTCGGCGCCGagccttctccacctgtgggGCACACCTAGTGGTGGTATCTCTTTTCTTTGGCTCCGTCCTCTCCGTCTACTTCCGGCCATCATCTGCCTACTCAGCGCGCTACGACCGCCTGGCCAGTGTGGTCTACGCGGTGGTCACGCCAACCTTGAACCCTTTTATCTACAGTCTTCGTAACAAAGAGGTCAAGGGCGCCCTCAAAAGGGGGTTAAGATGGAGAGCTGCACTCCAAGATGAGTAA
- the LOC118588703 gene encoding olfactory receptor-like protein DTMT, with product MERGNQSVVLEFLLLGLPIEPLQQDLFYALFLVMYLTTILGNLLIIALIQLDSHLHTPMYLFLSNLSFSDLCFSSVTIPKLLQNMQSQVPSIPYAGCLAQMYFFLLFADLESFLLVAMAYDRYVAICFPLHYASIMSTKLCLCLVALSWLLTTIISLSHTLLMARLSFCDDHVIPHFFCDMSALLKLACSDIQINEMMIFILGGLVIIVPFLLIFLSYARIVSSILKVPSSRSIRKAFSTCGSHLSVVSLFYGTIIGLYLCPSANNSTVKETVMAVMYTVVTPMLNPFIYSFRNQDIKGALRRVFSKKMANFSLGQ from the coding sequence ATGGAAAGAGGAAATCAATCTGTTGTCTTGGAGTTCCTCCTTCTGGGCTTGCCCATTGAACCACTCCAGCAAGACCTGTTCTATGCCCTGTTCCTGGTCATGTACCTCACCACCATCCTGGGAAACCTCCTCATCATTGCCCTCATTCAACTGGACTCTCATCTCCACACTCCCATGTACCTGTTTCTCAGTAAtttgtccttttctgacctctgcttctcctctgtCACCATTCCCAAATTACTACAGAATATGCAGAGCCAAGTACCATCCATCCCTTATGCAGGCTGCCTGGCACAAATGTACTTTTTCCTACTTTTTGCAGATCTTGAGAGCTTCCTCCTTGtggccatggcctatgaccgctatgtggccatctgcttcCCCCTGCACTATGCTAGCATCATGAGCACCAAGCTGTGTCTCTGCCTGGTGGCACTCTCATGGCTACTGACCACAATCATCTCTTTGTCACACACTCTGCTCATGGCACGGCTTTCTTTCTGTGATGACCACGTGATCCCTCACTTTTTCTGTGACATGTCAGCTCTTCTGAAATTGGCCTGCTCTGACATTCAGATCAATGAAATGATGATATTTATCTTGGGAGGACTTGTCATTATCGTGCCATTCCTGTTGATATTTTTATCCTACGCACGAATAGTATCCTCCATCCTCAAGGTCCCCTCTTCTAGAAGCATCCGAAAGGCCTTCTCCACCTGTGGTTCCCATCTCTCAGTGGTGTCTCTCTTCTATGGGACAATAATTGGTCTCTACTTATGTCCATCAGCTAATAACTCAACCGTTAAGGAGACTGTCATGGCTGTGATGTACACAGTGGTGACCCCTATGCTGAACCCCTTCATCTACAGCTTCAGAAATCAGGATATAAAGGGAGCTTTAAGAAGGGTGTTTTCAAAGAAGATGGCTAACTTTTCTCTGGGACAATGA